Genomic segment of Peribacillus frigoritolerans:
TCCTTAGTTCAAGTCTATTCTTTTGTTAAAGTATCGATAGAGGACATCCACCGCTAAATTCATGAATACGAAGATAACGGAAGCGATGAGGACCCCGCCTTGGACCATCGGCAAATCCCTCGTTCTGATTGCATCGACTATCAATCTCCCAAGTCCATTGATGGCAAAAACGGACTCTGTCAATACTGTGCCGCCAAGGAGTGCACCGAACTGGAGGCCAACGACGGTGATGACGGGGATAAGCGCATTTTTCAGCCCGTGTTTATAAATGATGATATATTCTTTTAATCCCTTGGCTCTTGCGGTCCGGATGTAGTCCTGGCGAACGACTTCAAGCATGCTCGACCTGGTCATCCTGGCAACGATGGCCGCTCCGCCGGCCCCAAGGGTTATGGCAGGGAGAATCATGTGGCTGAAGGTTCCCCAACCTGAAACCGGAAACAAATGAAGGTTCACGGAAAAGAAGTAGATAAGCATGAGGCCCAGCCAAAAACTAGGTAACGAGATTCCCAATAAAGCAACGATCATGATCGAAATGTCAGCTGCCGAGTATTGCTTGGTAGCCGAGATGATTCCTGCGATCATTCCAAGCACAACGGTTATGAATATGCTGGCAAGTGCCAGTTCAAGGGTGATGGGCAAGCGGACCATGATTTCGTCCAAAACAGGGCGGCTGCTGCGGAGTGATTCCCCAAAGTCACCTTGAACGGCATGAAGGACATAGTCAACGTACTGATAGAGGATTGGACGATCCAAGCCAAGCTCATGCCGCAGCGATTCAATCGTTTCTTTAGTCGCTCCTTCACCTGCAAGCAGTGTTGCCGGATCTCCTGGGACCATTTGCATGATGAGGAATACAACAAGACTTACTCCCAGTAAAACCGGTATCGTTTGAAGTAACCGTCGGATAATGAATACGAACATTTTCTCTCCTCCTTATTTTTTCATTCTTGGATCCAGGGCATCTCTAAGTCCATCCCCGAAGATGTTGAAACCAAGTACCAGTGTTGAAATCGCTATCCCCGGAAACAAAGCGATGTGCGGTGCGCTGAACAAATAATCCCGGCCGCTGCTCAGCATCGCTCCCCATTCTGGTGAGGGCGGCTGAGCTCCCAGCCCCAGAAATGATAAACCGGCTGCCGACAGTATGGCCGTTGCCAGACGTAATGTGGCTTGAACGATGACAGGTGATAGAATATTCGGAAAAATATGCTTGCAGATGATCGTGAAGTCAGTTGCTCCCAATGCACGTATGGCATCGATATATTCCAGCTTCCTGACTGACAATGTGGAACCGCGTACAATCCGGGCAAACATCGGTATCGAAAAGACGCCGACCGCTACCATTACATTGATTAAACTTGGACCAAGGGCACTAATGATGGCAAGAGCAAGCAGTATTCCCGGGAAAGCCAGCAGAACATCGACAATCCTCATAATGACGGTATCGATCCATTTTCCGTAATAACCAGCTGTTAACCCGAGGAGTATGCCAATGAACGCCCCGAAGAATACAGAGACAAATCCAACCGTTAATGAAAGCCGTGTTCCATATAATAATCTGCTTAAAATATCCCTTCCCTTATCATCCGTACCCATCCAATGCTCGGCTGACGGAGGCTGGAGTTTGTTGACTAAATCAATTTCATAGGGATCCTGCGGTGAGATCAAAGGTGCAAAGATAGCCAATAAAATATAAAAAAGTACGATGTACCCGCCTACCAATGCCAATTTATTTCGCTTGAATTTTTTATAAAAGGCTTTCCAGTGTCTTAGTTTCGGAGATTTTCTTTCTTTTACATTCAATTCGGTATTATTGATGACGACCTCTGGCTTCATTGGATTTCCTCCTTTTCTTTCATTCAATTTATTCAAAAAAGGTATTGAAGTAAATATGATGCGGAAAAGCAGTAAAGATAATTAAAAAATGAGTAAAGATTCTGAAAATATAAAATTCGGTTTTTTTTTATAATTTACAGTAAGCCCGATGTACTCATAGCTGAAAGTTACTTGGAGAAACAAAGGCAGGTTGAAAAGGGAGGAACTA
This window contains:
- the nikB gene encoding nickel ABC transporter permease, with product MFVFIIRRLLQTIPVLLGVSLVVFLIMQMVPGDPATLLAGEGATKETIESLRHELGLDRPILYQYVDYVLHAVQGDFGESLRSSRPVLDEIMVRLPITLELALASIFITVVLGMIAGIISATKQYSAADISIMIVALLGISLPSFWLGLMLIYFFSVNLHLFPVSGWGTFSHMILPAITLGAGGAAIVARMTRSSMLEVVRQDYIRTARAKGLKEYIIIYKHGLKNALIPVITVVGLQFGALLGGTVLTESVFAINGLGRLIVDAIRTRDLPMVQGGVLIASVIFVFMNLAVDVLYRYFNKRIDLN
- the nikC gene encoding nickel transporter permease; translated protein: MKPEVVINNTELNVKERKSPKLRHWKAFYKKFKRNKLALVGGYIVLFYILLAIFAPLISPQDPYEIDLVNKLQPPSAEHWMGTDDKGRDILSRLLYGTRLSLTVGFVSVFFGAFIGILLGLTAGYYGKWIDTVIMRIVDVLLAFPGILLALAIISALGPSLINVMVAVGVFSIPMFARIVRGSTLSVRKLEYIDAIRALGATDFTIICKHIFPNILSPVIVQATLRLATAILSAAGLSFLGLGAQPPSPEWGAMLSSGRDYLFSAPHIALFPGIAISTLVLGFNIFGDGLRDALDPRMKK